One part of the Lapillicoccus jejuensis genome encodes these proteins:
- a CDS encoding NUDIX hydrolase family protein — MTETDTRGAWLSAEQLRDARERLPILYVDAVPVRVDERGALSAVGLLLRASQSGTINHELVSGRVLYHERIRDALIRHLEKDLGLLAMPRIPLSPQPFTVAEKFPTPGVTPFHDPRQHAVSLAFVVPVVGDCAPQQDALDFSWVTPDEAARLASLGEMENGHGVLLRQALAHLGFEV, encoded by the coding sequence ATGACCGAGACGGACACCCGGGGGGCGTGGCTGAGCGCCGAGCAGCTGCGTGACGCCCGGGAGCGGCTGCCCATCCTCTACGTCGACGCCGTCCCGGTGCGGGTCGACGAGCGCGGCGCGCTCAGCGCCGTCGGGCTGCTGCTGCGGGCGTCGCAGAGCGGCACGATCAACCACGAGCTGGTCTCGGGTCGCGTGCTCTACCACGAGCGCATCCGGGACGCGCTGATCCGGCACCTGGAGAAGGACCTCGGGCTGCTGGCGATGCCGCGGATCCCGTTGTCGCCGCAGCCGTTCACGGTCGCGGAGAAGTTCCCCACCCCCGGGGTGACGCCGTTCCACGACCCGCGCCAGCACGCGGTGTCGCTGGCCTTCGTCGTGCCGGTGGTCGGGGACTGCGCCCCGCAGCAGGACGCGCTCGACTTCTCCTGGGTCACCCCGGACGAGGCGGCCCGGCTGGCCTCGCTCGGCGAGATGGAGAACGGGCACGGGGTGCTGCTGCGCCAAGCCCTGGCGCACCTCGGCTTCGAGGTCTGA
- a CDS encoding MBL fold metallo-hydrolase — protein MTGFVEVADGVLVAAYRPWRVNVGLVLGGEAALLVDTGWSLSAGRRVLDDVRRVTGLPVRHVVDTHVHFDHAWGAGAFDAATLHAHTHVARAQEGDTARIKAAFRADPGAAPEYGYDEQDVVDALATDPRPPDALVEASASVDLGGRVVRLSWTGRAHTDGDLAVHVADVGVVFLGDVVEDEPLPAFGGDSYPLEWAATLTAHLEGLDAGTVVVPGHGPAASYGWAVGQRDDVARAVAAAQDALAREGSADRALAAAVRATGLPEAALAPLVTRLTCLTR, from the coding sequence GTGACCGGGTTCGTCGAGGTCGCCGACGGCGTGCTCGTCGCGGCCTACCGGCCGTGGCGGGTCAACGTCGGGCTCGTCCTCGGCGGCGAGGCGGCCCTGCTCGTCGACACCGGGTGGTCGCTGTCCGCCGGGCGGCGGGTGCTGGACGACGTGCGGCGGGTCACCGGGCTGCCGGTGCGGCACGTCGTCGACACCCACGTGCACTTCGACCACGCCTGGGGCGCGGGCGCGTTCGACGCGGCGACGCTCCACGCGCACACGCACGTCGCCCGGGCCCAGGAGGGCGACACGGCGCGGATCAAGGCGGCGTTCCGCGCGGACCCGGGCGCCGCGCCGGAGTACGGGTACGACGAGCAGGACGTCGTCGACGCGCTGGCCACCGACCCGCGCCCGCCCGACGCGCTCGTGGAGGCGTCCGCCTCCGTCGACCTGGGCGGACGGGTCGTGCGGCTGTCGTGGACCGGCCGCGCGCACACCGACGGCGACCTCGCGGTCCACGTCGCCGACGTCGGGGTGGTGTTCCTCGGCGACGTCGTCGAGGACGAGCCGCTGCCCGCCTTCGGCGGCGACTCCTACCCGCTGGAGTGGGCGGCGACGTTGACCGCGCACCTCGAGGGTCTCGACGCGGGGACGGTGGTCGTCCCCGGTCACGGCCCCGCGGCGTCGTACGGCTGGGCGGTGGGGCAACGCGACGACGTGGCCCGCGCGGTCGCCGCGGCGCAGGATGCGCTGGCGCGCGAGGGGTCCGCCGACCGGGCCCTGGCCGCGGCGGTCCGCGCCACCGGCCTCCCCGAGGCGGCCCTCGCCCCCCTCGTCACCCGTCTCACCTGCCTCACCCGCTAG
- a CDS encoding GNAT family N-acetyltransferase — MSTVTLTVRVAGPSDLESVLDVGHRTWPPTYEPIAGPDYVRMGLAKWWTAEATRPALSAGRVLLAEDDGDPVSGTPVRVVGMASYGPMNGRAVLWKLYVLPESQKLGAGGALLRAVVDAVAPTYDELRLAYLDGNEKAAAFYRHHGFNEIEREPGGTGMPDQVWMARALTTEEAR, encoded by the coding sequence GTGAGCACCGTGACCCTCACCGTGCGCGTCGCCGGACCGAGCGACCTCGAGTCGGTGCTGGACGTCGGGCACCGCACCTGGCCGCCGACGTACGAGCCCATCGCCGGTCCGGACTACGTGCGGATGGGTCTCGCCAAGTGGTGGACCGCCGAGGCCACCCGCCCGGCGCTGTCCGCCGGTCGGGTGCTGCTCGCCGAGGACGACGGCGACCCCGTCAGCGGGACGCCCGTGCGGGTGGTCGGCATGGCGTCGTACGGGCCGATGAACGGTCGGGCGGTCCTGTGGAAGCTCTACGTCCTGCCCGAGTCGCAGAAGCTCGGTGCCGGCGGGGCGCTGCTGCGCGCCGTCGTGGACGCCGTCGCGCCGACGTACGACGAGCTGCGCCTGGCCTACCTCGACGGCAACGAGAAGGCGGCCGCGTTCTACCGGCACCACGGATTCAACGAGATCGAGCGCGAGCCCGGTGGGACGGGGATGCCCGACCAGGTGTGGATGGCCCGGGCGCTGACGACGGAGGAGGCACGATGA
- a CDS encoding bifunctional folylpolyglutamate synthase/dihydrofolate synthase produces the protein MSPSGRPDAAQQEAARRLEVEKRVRQVEAEILARAPETHVDPSLDEIRAVMELLGDPQHTFPVIHLTGTNGKTTTARMVEALLREAGLTTGRFTSPHLHSFRERISIGGEPISAERLVEVYDEVLPMVQLADARSVERGGGRLNFFMMSVVLAYAAFADAPVDVGVVEVGLGGRWDATNVADGQVAVVTPVDLDHTRLLGDTVEEIATEKSGIIKPGAIAVSAVQERDVAEILVERSQEVGARPVFEGVDFGVVAREVALGGQLLTLKGLAGEYPEVFVPLHGEHMASNAAVALAAVEAFLGGGETALDADVVRAGFASVTSPGRLEVVRRSPTVLVDAAHNPAGARALRAALDDAFTFTRLVGVVAIFADKEPLEMLEILEPALDHVVVTRNSSPRSIPPDELGRIAVEVFGEDRVTVVRDLPDALDRAAGLAESTGDASGMGSGVLVTGSVVTAADARMLLGHTDT, from the coding sequence ATGAGCCCGAGCGGACGGCCCGACGCGGCGCAGCAGGAGGCCGCGCGGCGGCTCGAGGTCGAGAAGCGGGTCCGGCAGGTGGAGGCGGAGATCCTCGCGCGTGCCCCCGAGACCCACGTCGACCCGAGCCTCGACGAGATCCGGGCGGTGATGGAGCTGCTCGGCGACCCGCAGCACACCTTCCCGGTCATCCACCTCACCGGCACCAACGGCAAGACGACGACGGCGCGGATGGTCGAGGCGCTGCTGCGCGAGGCGGGGCTGACGACGGGGCGGTTCACGTCGCCGCACCTGCACTCGTTCCGCGAGCGGATCTCGATCGGCGGTGAGCCGATCTCGGCCGAGCGGCTCGTCGAGGTCTACGACGAGGTGCTGCCGATGGTGCAGCTGGCCGACGCGCGGTCCGTCGAGAGGGGAGGCGGGCGGCTCAACTTCTTCATGATGTCGGTCGTCCTGGCCTACGCCGCGTTCGCCGACGCGCCCGTGGACGTCGGGGTCGTCGAGGTCGGCCTCGGCGGCCGGTGGGACGCGACCAACGTCGCCGACGGCCAGGTCGCGGTCGTCACGCCGGTCGACCTCGACCACACCCGCCTGCTCGGCGACACGGTCGAGGAGATCGCCACCGAGAAGTCGGGGATCATCAAGCCCGGTGCCATCGCGGTGTCCGCGGTGCAGGAGCGCGACGTCGCGGAGATCCTCGTCGAGCGGTCGCAGGAGGTCGGGGCGCGGCCCGTGTTCGAGGGCGTCGACTTCGGCGTCGTCGCGCGGGAGGTCGCCCTCGGCGGGCAGCTGCTCACCCTCAAGGGGCTGGCGGGGGAGTACCCCGAGGTCTTCGTCCCGCTGCACGGCGAGCACATGGCGAGCAACGCCGCCGTCGCGCTGGCCGCCGTCGAGGCCTTCCTCGGCGGCGGGGAGACGGCGCTCGACGCCGACGTCGTCCGCGCCGGCTTCGCGTCCGTGACCTCGCCCGGTCGGCTCGAGGTCGTGCGCCGCTCGCCGACCGTGCTCGTCGACGCGGCGCACAACCCGGCCGGCGCGCGGGCGCTGCGGGCCGCCCTCGACGACGCGTTCACCTTCACCCGGCTGGTCGGCGTCGTCGCGATCTTCGCCGACAAGGAGCCGCTGGAGATGCTCGAGATCCTCGAGCCGGCCCTCGACCACGTCGTCGTCACCCGCAACTCCTCGCCCCGCTCGATCCCCCCGGACGAGCTGGGCCGGATCGCCGTCGAGGTCTTCGGCGAGGACCGGGTCACCGTCGTGCGCGACCTGCCCGACGCGCTCGACCGGGCGGCGGGTCTGGCCGAGTCGACCGGCGACGCCAGCGGCATGGGCTCCGGCGTGCTCGTCACCGGCTCCGTCGTCACGGCCGCCGACGCCCGGATGCTGCTCGGCCACACCGACACCTGA
- a CDS encoding cryptochrome/photolyase family protein, with the protein MASRSAGAQSSGPSTRWLFGDQLGPHFLDDHDGPVLLVESRRVFARRRFHRQKAHLVLSAMRHRARELGDRVTYLRTETYGDALAQVDGPLQVIQPTSRAAVDLVRRLAEQREIERLPDRGYATSRRDFEAWAERRTGKRLLMEDFYRDARRRTGLLMEGDDPVGGTWNYDHENREPAPKRATLGVPEPWWPTEDDIDEEVRADLDRWEADGDVRFLGNDGPRRFAATHDEASHVLRDFVAHRLPEFGPHEDAVLEDDDWMAHSMLSAPMNLGLLDPIEVAGRAEEAHRDGDVPIASAEGFVRQVIGWRDYIWHLYWHLGEEHRHANKLNQRRKLPDWWLDLDAEATDARCLSHTLAGIRDHGWVHHIPRLMILGGYALQRGWRPDELTDWFHRAFVDGYDWVMVPNVVGMSQHADGGILATKPYLSGGAYIDRMTDHCKGCPFDPKVRVGEKACPFTAGYWWFLDRQRERLAGNHRMAQTLRGLDRLKDREALVDQEERRGSEPPVTADR; encoded by the coding sequence GTGGCGAGCAGGTCGGCAGGGGCGCAGTCGTCGGGACCGAGCACGAGGTGGCTGTTCGGGGACCAGCTGGGCCCGCACTTCCTCGACGACCACGACGGGCCGGTGCTGCTCGTCGAGAGCCGGCGGGTCTTCGCCCGCCGCCGCTTCCACCGGCAGAAGGCGCACCTCGTCCTCTCCGCGATGCGGCACCGCGCCCGCGAGCTCGGTGACCGCGTCACCTACCTGCGCACGGAGACGTACGGCGACGCGTTGGCGCAGGTCGACGGCCCCCTCCAGGTGATCCAGCCGACGAGCCGCGCCGCCGTCGACCTCGTCCGGCGCCTCGCCGAGCAGCGCGAGATCGAGCGGCTGCCGGACCGCGGGTACGCGACGAGCCGCCGCGACTTCGAGGCCTGGGCGGAGCGTCGTACGGGCAAGCGGCTGCTCATGGAGGACTTCTACCGCGACGCGCGCCGCCGCACCGGTCTGCTCATGGAGGGCGACGACCCCGTCGGCGGCACCTGGAACTACGACCACGAGAACCGCGAGCCCGCGCCCAAGCGCGCGACCCTCGGCGTCCCGGAGCCGTGGTGGCCCACCGAGGACGACATCGACGAGGAGGTCCGCGCGGACCTCGACCGCTGGGAGGCCGACGGCGACGTCCGTTTCCTGGGCAACGACGGTCCGCGCCGCTTCGCCGCCACCCACGACGAGGCGTCGCACGTGCTGCGCGACTTCGTCGCCCACCGGCTGCCGGAGTTCGGCCCGCACGAGGACGCCGTCCTCGAGGACGACGACTGGATGGCCCACTCGATGCTGTCGGCGCCGATGAACCTCGGCCTGCTCGACCCGATCGAGGTCGCCGGCCGCGCCGAGGAGGCGCACCGCGACGGCGACGTCCCCATCGCCTCGGCCGAGGGGTTCGTGCGCCAGGTCATCGGCTGGCGCGACTACATCTGGCACCTCTACTGGCACCTCGGCGAGGAGCACCGCCACGCCAACAAGCTCAACCAGCGGCGCAAGCTCCCCGACTGGTGGCTCGACCTCGACGCCGAGGCGACCGACGCGCGCTGCCTGTCGCACACCCTCGCCGGCATCCGCGACCACGGATGGGTCCACCACATCCCGCGGCTGATGATCCTCGGCGGCTATGCGCTGCAACGGGGTTGGCGTCCTGACGAGCTGACCGACTGGTTCCACCGGGCGTTCGTCGACGGCTACGACTGGGTGATGGTGCCCAACGTCGTCGGCATGTCGCAGCACGCCGACGGGGGCATCCTCGCCACCAAGCCCTACCTCTCCGGGGGTGCCTACATCGACCGGATGACCGACCACTGCAAGGGCTGCCCCTTCGACCCCAAGGTGCGGGTCGGGGAGAAGGCGTGCCCGTTCACCGCCGGTTACTGGTGGTTCCTCGACCGGCAGCGCGAGCGGCTGGCGGGCAACCACCGGATGGCGCAGACACTGCGTGGGCTCGACCGGCTCAAGGACCGCGAGGCCCTGGTCGACCAGGAGGAGCGGCGCGGCTCCGAGCCGCCCGTCACCGCCGACCGCTGA
- a CDS encoding NHL repeat-containing protein, giving the protein MTLPDRIPLPLDPATALSRRTLLRALGATGAVAAAGGLAPTAAHAAGTVRFDHLVLGPAYADMYPTDVVADATYWYVNDNGRYRLVAVNRATGRIDYEFAKARIPGTDDLGTGRGMGIDSAGLLYVADTINNRISVMTKQFVPVTSFGGRGTGPGRMTGITDVGVGPGLDDKGRPTEVVYVSDKAGHQNNTRLVKFRTDGTPIGTLGADLDLHYGQLVVDPVSHRLYVCDAIVQGFIIFAEDGTIIRKVGGRGDLPGQFKGLPRGIDVFRDRVYVTDSDNRRIQVFDLDGNFLFLFGKRGTGLGEFIGPKGLAVTQGSILVCDLYGYGLDEFDLRGNPIRSLFGGVPPIDGVNKPKGVDVDHQGRVMVIDWWRQAIVRCAPDGSGAVQVGQTGDRKTPGALTFPTDVRIQPGADVIFVANRESNDVEVLNPDGTSHRSAFFGNKELAHPVGIAFAPNGDLWVTDSPRKRVVRYVIDRDGHGTLVETDNGASIGGLRYCSGLDVAPDGTLWVTDGNAVSRRTASGRWTRFTQATGSARSFKGPWGVRVGPDGNVYVADSGNNRIVVMSPSGTMLAESAPTDRFGGLALYEPEGLAFGPDGTLFVADTNNDRVLALKVTV; this is encoded by the coding sequence TTGACCCTGCCCGACCGCATCCCGCTCCCGCTGGACCCCGCCACCGCCCTCAGCCGTCGCACGCTCCTGCGCGCCCTCGGCGCCACGGGGGCCGTCGCCGCCGCCGGCGGGCTCGCCCCGACCGCCGCGCACGCGGCCGGCACCGTCCGCTTCGACCACCTCGTCCTCGGCCCGGCCTACGCCGACATGTACCCGACCGACGTCGTCGCCGACGCCACCTACTGGTACGTCAACGACAACGGCCGCTACCGGCTCGTGGCCGTCAACCGCGCCACCGGCAGGATCGACTACGAGTTCGCCAAGGCCCGCATCCCCGGCACCGACGACCTCGGGACGGGGCGCGGCATGGGGATCGACTCGGCCGGCCTGCTCTACGTCGCCGACACGATCAACAACCGCATCTCGGTGATGACCAAGCAGTTCGTCCCCGTCACCTCCTTCGGCGGCCGCGGCACCGGCCCCGGCCGGATGACCGGCATCACCGACGTCGGCGTCGGGCCCGGTCTGGACGACAAGGGCCGGCCCACCGAGGTCGTCTACGTCTCGGACAAGGCCGGGCACCAGAACAACACCCGGCTGGTGAAGTTCCGCACCGACGGGACGCCCATCGGGACCCTCGGGGCGGACCTCGACCTGCACTACGGGCAGCTCGTCGTCGACCCGGTCAGCCACCGGCTCTACGTGTGCGACGCGATCGTCCAGGGCTTCATCATCTTCGCCGAGGACGGCACGATCATCCGCAAGGTCGGCGGCCGCGGCGACCTGCCGGGGCAGTTCAAGGGCCTGCCCCGCGGCATCGACGTGTTCCGTGACCGGGTCTACGTCACCGACTCGGACAACCGGCGCATCCAGGTCTTCGACCTCGACGGCAACTTCCTCTTCCTCTTCGGCAAGCGCGGCACCGGCCTCGGCGAGTTCATCGGTCCCAAGGGACTGGCCGTCACCCAGGGCAGCATCCTCGTCTGCGACCTCTACGGCTACGGCCTCGACGAGTTCGACCTGCGCGGCAACCCGATCCGCAGCCTGTTCGGCGGGGTGCCGCCGATCGACGGCGTCAACAAGCCCAAGGGCGTCGACGTCGACCACCAGGGCAGGGTGATGGTCATCGACTGGTGGCGCCAGGCCATCGTGCGCTGCGCCCCCGACGGCAGCGGCGCCGTGCAGGTCGGCCAGACCGGTGACCGCAAGACGCCGGGCGCGCTGACCTTCCCCACCGACGTGCGGATCCAGCCCGGCGCGGACGTCATCTTCGTCGCCAACCGCGAGAGCAACGACGTCGAGGTGCTGAACCCCGACGGCACGTCGCACCGCTCGGCCTTCTTCGGCAACAAGGAGCTCGCCCACCCGGTGGGGATCGCCTTCGCGCCGAACGGCGACCTGTGGGTCACCGACAGCCCGCGCAAGCGCGTCGTGCGCTACGTCATCGACCGCGACGGGCACGGCACCCTCGTCGAGACCGACAACGGCGCCTCGATCGGCGGTCTGCGCTACTGCTCCGGGCTCGACGTCGCCCCCGACGGGACCCTGTGGGTCACCGACGGCAACGCGGTGTCCCGCCGTACGGCGTCGGGGCGGTGGACCCGCTTCACGCAGGCGACGGGCAGCGCCCGGTCCTTCAAGGGCCCGTGGGGTGTGCGGGTGGGCCCCGACGGCAACGTCTACGTCGCCGACTCGGGCAACAACCGCATCGTCGTCATGTCCCCGAGCGGCACGATGCTCGCCGAGAGCGCGCCGACCGACCGCTTCGGCGGGCTCGCGCTCTACGAGCCGGAGGGTCTGGCCTTCGGGCCCGACGGCACCCTGTTCGTCGCCGACACCAACAACGACCGGGTGCTCGCGCTGAAGGTCACGGTCTGA
- the ileS gene encoding isoleucine--tRNA ligase encodes MAYPRVRTGSAADRGESPAPTGVPSSPRFPEIEERVLRYWDEDGTFVASVEQREAGTDGANEFVFYDGPPFANGLPHYGHLLTGYVKDIVPRYQTMRGRRVERRFGWDTHGLPAELEAMSQLGIKTKDEIVELGIERFNAACRESVLKYTGEWRSYVTRQARWVDFDHDYKTLEPEYMESVLWAFKSLHDKGLVYEGFRVLPYCWNDQTPLSNHELRMDDDVYQQRQDPAVTVGLRLETGELALVWTTTPWTLPANLGIMVGPDIDYVVVEADVTGRTERYVLGAARLAAYARDLWPDEAGEKGFDPTTKVLERLTGNDLAGRSFTPPFSYYLGHEKAHRVFLAEFVTTEDGTGLVHTAGAFGEEDKAVTDREGIEPVIPVGPDGRFIFPVTDYEGMQVFDANSHVIDDLKAVTRGEAEHGAATEGTVLLRRETYTHSYPHCWRCRQPLIYMAVSSWFVEVTKFKQRMVELNEQIDWTPSHIQHGQFGKWLENARDWSITRNRFWGSPVPVWKSNDPRHPRVDVYGSFEELERDFGTLPRDEHGRPDLHRPYVDRLTRPNPDDPTGQSTMRRVEDVLDVWFDSGSMSFAQVHYPFENAEWFEHHFPGDFIVEYIGQTRGWFYTLHVLATALFDRPAFSSCVSHGIVLGSDGQKMSKSLRNYPDVYEVFDRDGADAMRWFLMSSPILRGGNLVVTEQGIRDGVRQVLLPLWNAWSFFALYANSADGGRGYDARWSTASTDVLDRYLLAKLHDVVEQLQAQLDAYEVADACDTVRGFLDVLTNWYIRRSRDRFWGGEDDDAHAAFDTLYTTLETVTRVVAPLLPLTAEEIWRGLTGSRSVHLTDWPDAGDLPTDEALVAAMDRARDICSVTSSLRKAERLRARLPLGGLTVVTDEPVALEPFAGVVRDEVNVKDVRLVDLVSATEADFGVQQRLSVNARAAGPRLGKDVQVAIRASKTGDWSVDAEGAVTAGGLALQEGEFSLETVVEGGADAGRAVAMLPGGGFVVLDTAVTPELAAEGLARDVVRAVQQARKEAGFEVGDRISLTLTGSDAVWDAVTSHQQLIMSETLAVQFGAAGGGRELPSVPGAHTASATVGEDEKVHILVMKIGS; translated from the coding sequence ATGGCCTACCCCCGCGTCCGCACCGGGTCCGCCGCCGACCGCGGCGAGAGCCCCGCGCCCACCGGCGTCCCCTCGAGCCCCCGCTTCCCGGAGATCGAGGAGCGGGTGCTGCGCTACTGGGACGAGGACGGCACGTTCGTCGCCTCCGTCGAGCAGCGCGAGGCGGGCACCGACGGCGCCAACGAGTTCGTCTTCTACGACGGGCCACCGTTCGCCAACGGCCTGCCGCACTACGGCCACCTGCTGACCGGCTACGTCAAGGACATCGTCCCGCGCTACCAGACGATGCGCGGGCGCCGGGTCGAGCGCCGCTTCGGCTGGGACACGCACGGTCTGCCCGCCGAGCTCGAGGCGATGAGCCAGCTCGGGATCAAGACCAAGGACGAGATCGTCGAGCTCGGCATCGAGCGGTTCAACGCCGCCTGCCGCGAGTCGGTCCTCAAGTACACCGGCGAGTGGCGCAGCTACGTCACCCGGCAGGCGCGCTGGGTCGACTTCGACCACGACTACAAGACGCTCGAGCCGGAGTACATGGAGAGCGTCCTGTGGGCGTTCAAGAGCCTGCACGACAAGGGGCTGGTCTACGAGGGCTTCCGCGTGCTGCCCTACTGCTGGAACGACCAGACGCCGCTGTCCAACCACGAGCTGCGGATGGACGACGACGTCTACCAGCAGCGCCAGGACCCGGCCGTCACCGTCGGCCTGCGGCTCGAGACCGGCGAGCTGGCCCTGGTCTGGACGACGACGCCGTGGACGCTACCGGCGAACCTCGGGATCATGGTCGGTCCGGACATCGACTACGTCGTCGTCGAGGCCGACGTCACCGGTCGGACCGAGCGCTACGTCCTCGGCGCGGCGCGGCTCGCGGCCTACGCGCGGGACCTGTGGCCGGACGAGGCGGGGGAGAAGGGCTTCGACCCCACGACCAAGGTGCTCGAGCGGCTGACCGGGAACGACCTCGCCGGGCGCTCGTTCACGCCGCCGTTCTCCTACTACCTCGGCCACGAGAAGGCGCACCGCGTCTTCCTCGCCGAGTTCGTCACGACCGAGGACGGCACCGGGCTGGTCCACACCGCCGGCGCCTTCGGTGAGGAGGACAAGGCGGTCACCGACCGCGAGGGCATCGAGCCGGTCATCCCCGTCGGTCCTGACGGACGATTCATCTTCCCGGTCACCGACTACGAGGGGATGCAGGTCTTCGACGCCAACAGCCACGTCATCGACGACCTCAAGGCGGTCACCCGCGGCGAGGCCGAGCACGGGGCGGCGACCGAGGGCACGGTGCTCCTGCGCCGCGAGACCTACACGCACAGCTACCCGCACTGCTGGCGCTGCCGGCAGCCGCTCATCTACATGGCCGTCTCCAGCTGGTTCGTCGAGGTGACGAAGTTCAAGCAGCGGATGGTCGAGCTCAACGAGCAGATCGACTGGACCCCGTCGCACATCCAGCACGGCCAGTTCGGCAAGTGGCTGGAGAACGCCCGCGACTGGTCGATCACGCGGAACCGCTTCTGGGGCAGCCCGGTCCCGGTCTGGAAGAGCAACGACCCGCGCCACCCGCGGGTCGACGTCTACGGCTCCTTCGAGGAGCTCGAGCGCGACTTCGGCACGCTGCCGCGCGACGAGCACGGCCGCCCCGACCTGCACCGCCCGTACGTCGACCGCCTCACCCGGCCGAACCCCGACGACCCCACCGGGCAGTCCACCATGCGCCGGGTCGAGGACGTCCTCGACGTGTGGTTCGACTCGGGGTCGATGAGCTTCGCCCAGGTGCACTACCCGTTCGAGAACGCCGAGTGGTTCGAGCACCACTTCCCGGGCGACTTCATCGTCGAGTACATCGGGCAGACCCGCGGCTGGTTCTACACGCTGCACGTCCTGGCGACCGCGCTGTTCGACCGGCCGGCGTTCTCCTCCTGCGTCAGCCACGGCATCGTCCTGGGCTCGGACGGGCAGAAGATGAGCAAGAGCCTGCGCAACTACCCCGACGTCTACGAGGTCTTCGACCGCGACGGCGCCGACGCGATGCGCTGGTTCCTCATGAGCAGCCCGATCCTGCGCGGCGGGAACCTCGTCGTCACCGAGCAGGGGATCCGCGACGGCGTGCGCCAGGTCCTCCTGCCGCTGTGGAACGCGTGGTCGTTCTTCGCGCTCTACGCCAACTCCGCCGACGGCGGACGGGGGTACGACGCCCGCTGGTCCACCGCGTCGACCGACGTCCTCGACCGCTACCTGCTGGCCAAGCTGCACGACGTCGTCGAGCAGCTGCAGGCCCAGCTCGACGCGTACGAGGTCGCCGACGCCTGCGACACCGTCCGCGGCTTCCTCGACGTGCTCACCAACTGGTACATCCGCCGGTCGCGCGACCGGTTCTGGGGCGGGGAGGACGACGACGCGCACGCCGCCTTCGACACCCTCTACACGACGCTCGAGACGGTCACCCGCGTCGTCGCCCCGCTGCTGCCGCTCACCGCCGAGGAGATCTGGCGGGGCCTGACCGGTAGCCGTTCGGTGCACCTCACCGACTGGCCGGACGCGGGCGACCTGCCCACCGACGAGGCGCTCGTCGCCGCGATGGACCGGGCCCGCGACATCTGCTCCGTGACGTCCTCGCTGCGCAAGGCCGAGAGGCTGCGGGCCCGGCTGCCGCTCGGCGGTCTCACCGTCGTCACCGACGAGCCGGTCGCCCTCGAGCCGTTCGCCGGCGTCGTCCGGGACGAGGTCAACGTCAAGGACGTCCGGCTCGTCGACCTGGTGTCCGCGACCGAGGCCGACTTCGGGGTGCAGCAGCGGCTGTCGGTCAACGCCCGCGCCGCCGGCCCGCGGCTCGGCAAGGACGTCCAGGTCGCCATCCGCGCCAGCAAGACCGGCGACTGGTCGGTCGACGCCGAGGGTGCGGTCACCGCCGGCGGTCTCGCCCTCCAGGAGGGCGAGTTCAGCCTCGAGACCGTCGTCGAGGGCGGCGCCGACGCGGGCCGCGCGGTCGCGATGCTGCCCGGTGGGGGCTTCGTCGTCCTCGACACGGCGGTCACGCCCGAGCTGGCGGCCGAGGGCCTGGCCCGCGACGTGGTCCGCGCGGTGCAGCAGGCCCGCAAGGAGGCCGGCTTCGAGGTCGGCGACCGGATCTCGTTGACCCTCACCGGTTCCGACGCGGTCTGGGACGCGGTCACGTCGCACCAGCAGCTCATCATGAGCGAGACGCTCGCGGTCCAGTTCGGGGCCGCCGGCGGTGGTCGCGAGCTGCCCTCCGTGCCCGGCGCGCACACCGCGTCGGCCACCGTCGGCGAGGACGAGAAGGTCCACATCCTCGTCATGAAGATCGGGTCGTGA
- a CDS encoding response regulator transcription factor, with translation MTLRTAARVLLVEDDTAIREAVAAALRDTGLDVRSAADGEELEGLLASYRPSVLVLDWMLPGRDGPTLARVARRTADVGIIMLTAREGVGDRLRGFSAGVDDYVPKPFAMEELVARVRALLGRLGATPTTVEVDDLVVDESAAVAVRGGEPLPLTATEFRLLAYLAQQRGRVVSTTQILTQVWGYEEYSDNLVPANISTLRRKMEAGGAPRLLHTVRGLGYVLRAPAREDVA, from the coding sequence ATGACGCTCCGTACCGCCGCCCGCGTGCTCCTCGTCGAGGACGACACCGCCATCCGCGAGGCCGTCGCCGCCGCCCTGCGCGACACCGGTCTCGACGTCCGCTCGGCCGCCGACGGCGAGGAGCTCGAGGGGCTGCTGGCGTCGTACCGGCCGTCCGTGCTGGTCCTGGACTGGATGCTGCCGGGCCGCGACGGGCCGACCCTGGCGCGGGTGGCGCGGCGCACCGCCGACGTCGGCATCATCATGCTCACCGCGCGCGAGGGCGTCGGCGACCGGCTGCGCGGCTTCTCGGCGGGGGTCGACGACTACGTGCCGAAGCCGTTCGCGATGGAGGAGCTGGTTGCGCGGGTGCGGGCGCTGCTGGGCCGGCTCGGCGCGACCCCGACCACGGTCGAGGTCGACGACCTCGTCGTCGACGAGTCGGCCGCCGTCGCCGTCCGCGGGGGCGAGCCGCTCCCGTTGACGGCCACCGAGTTCCGGCTGCTGGCCTACCTCGCGCAGCAGCGCGGGCGGGTCGTCTCGACGACGCAGATCCTCACCCAGGTGTGGGGCTACGAGGAGTACAGCGACAACCTCGTGCCCGCGAACATCAGCACGCTGCGGCGCAAGATGGAGGCCGGCGGTGCGCCGCGGCTGCTGCACACGGTGCGTGGGCTCGGCTACGTCCTGCGCGCTCCCGCCCGGGAGGACGTCGCGTGA